The following proteins are co-located in the Prionailurus viverrinus isolate Anna chromosome A1, UM_Priviv_1.0, whole genome shotgun sequence genome:
- the CDKL3 gene encoding cyclin-dependent kinase-like 3 isoform X1 has translation MRSTSGRRARLVRKNPGLKMEMYETLGKVGEGSYGTVMKCKHKDTGQIVAIKIFYEKPEKSVNKIATREIKFLKQFHHENLVNLIEVFRQKKKIHLVFEFIDHTVLDELQHYCHGLESKRLRKYLFQILRAIEYLHNNNIIHRDIKPENILVSQSGITKLCDFGFARTLAAPGDIYTDYVATRWYRAPELVLKDTSYGKPVDIWALGCMIIEMATGNPYLPSSSDLDLLHKIVLKVGNLTPHLQNIFSKSPIFAGVVLPQVQHSKNARKKYPKLNGLLADIVHACLQIDPAERISSTDLLHHEYFTRDGFIEKFIPELRAKLLQEAKVNSFIKPKENSKENELMKDERKTTSTNTLLSTPILGKEMEKEKRPKEIKVRVIKVKGGKGDILESKKTECEGGHCQQDAVENVHTISQDTKSIISELPNPVNPGTNSNGMKNDPHAGGSMMMPPINLTSSNLVASNPKSNLSHSKSQMEKGIFNERTGQNDQIANGNKRKLNFSRSDRKEFHFPELPFTIQPKEMKRMEAEEFWISFKM, from the exons ATGAGGTCGACTTCGGGAAGAAGGGCGCGACTGGTCCGG aagaATCCAGGTTTGAAAATGGAGATGTATGAAACTCTCGGAAAAGTGGGAGAGGGAAGTTATGGAACAGTCATGAAATGTAAACATAAAGATACTGGGCAGATAGTGGCCATTAAGATATTTTatgagaaaccagaaaaatctgTCAACAAAATTGCAACGagagaaataaagtttttaaag CAATTTCATCATGAAAACCTGGTCAATCTGATTGAAGTTtttagacagaaaaagaaaattcatttggtGTTTGAATTTATTGACCACACAGTATTAGATGAGTTACAACATTATTGTCATGGACTGGAGAGTAAACGACTTAGAAAATACCTGTTCCAGATCCTTCGGGCAATTGAATATCTTCACAATAATAAT atcatTCATCGAGATATAAAACCTGAGAATATTTTAGTATCCCAGTCAGGAATTACTAAGCTCTGTGATTTTGGTTTTGCACGAACTCTAGCAGCTCCTGGGGACATTTATACGGACTATGTGGCCACACGCTGGTATAGAGCTCCAGAATTAGTATTAAAAGATACCTCTTATGGAAA ACCTGTAGATATCTGGGCTTTAGGTTGTATGATCATTGAGATGGCCACTGGAAATCCCTATCTTCCTAGCAGCTCTGATTTGGATTTActtcataaaattgttttaaaagtag gcaATTTGACACCTCATTTACAGAATATCTTTTCCAAGAGTCCCATTTTTGCTGGGGTGGTCCTTCCTCAAGTTCAACACtccaaaaatgcaagaaaaaaatacccaaagCTAAATGGATTGTTGGCAGATATAGTTCAT gcTTGTTTACAAATTGATCCTGCTGAGAGGATATCATCAACTGATCTTTTGCATCATGAGTATTTTACTAGAGATGGATTTATAGAAAA ATTTATACCAGAACTGAGAGCTAAATTACTACAAGAAGCAAAAGTCAATTCATTCATAAAGCCAAAAGAgaattctaaagaaaatgaacttatgaaagatgaaaggaaaacaacTTCTACCAATACACTGTTAAGTACTCCAATTTTGGGAAAG gaaatggaaaaagagaaaaggcccAAGGAGATCAAAGTCAGAGTTATTAAAgtcaaaggaggaaaaggagataTCTTAGAATCaaaaaagacagagtgtgaaggtGGACATTGTCAACAGGATGCAGTTGAAAATGTTCATACTATATCTCAAGACACAAAATCTATAATCAGTGAACTACCAAACCCTGTCAATCCCGGCACTAACTCTAATGGAATGAAAAATGATCCACATGCTGGAGGTAGTATGATGATGCCACCTATCAATCTAACTAGCAGTAATTTGGTGGCTTCAAATCCCAAATCAAATCTTTCCCACTCCAAG agcCAAATGGAGAAGGGTATATTTAATGAGCGAACAGGTCAAAATGACCAAAtagcaaatggaaacaaaagaaagctgaattTTTCCAGATCTGACAGGAAGGAATTCCATTTCCCAGAACTGCCTTTCACGATACAGCCCAAGGAGATGAAACGAATGGAAG
- the CDKL3 gene encoding cyclin-dependent kinase-like 3 isoform X2, translating to MRSTSGRRARLVRKNPGLKMEMYETLGKVGEGSYGTVMKCKHKDTGQIVAIKIFYEKPEKSVNKIATREIKFLKQFHHENLVNLIEVFRQKKKIHLVFEFIDHTVLDELQHYCHGLESKRLRKYLFQILRAIEYLHNNNIIHRDIKPENILVSQSGITKLCDFGFARTLAAPGDIYTDYVATRWYRAPELVLKDTSYGKPVDIWALGCMIIEMATGNPYLPSSSDLDLLHKIVLKVGNLTPHLQNIFSKSPIFAGVVLPQVQHSKNARKKYPKLNGLLADIVHACLQIDPAERISSTDLLHHEYFTRDGFIEKFIPELRAKLLQEAKVNSFIKPKENSKENELMKDERKTTSTNTLLSTPILGKEMEKEKRPKEIKVRVIKVKGGKGDILESKKTECEGGHCQQDAVENVHTISQDTKSIISELPNPVNPGTNSNGMKNDPHAGGSMMMPPINLTSSNLVASNPKSNLSHSKSQMEKGIFNERTGQNDQIANGNKRKLNFSRSDRKEFHFPELPFTIQPKEMKRMEGWRWPF from the exons ATGAGGTCGACTTCGGGAAGAAGGGCGCGACTGGTCCGG aagaATCCAGGTTTGAAAATGGAGATGTATGAAACTCTCGGAAAAGTGGGAGAGGGAAGTTATGGAACAGTCATGAAATGTAAACATAAAGATACTGGGCAGATAGTGGCCATTAAGATATTTTatgagaaaccagaaaaatctgTCAACAAAATTGCAACGagagaaataaagtttttaaag CAATTTCATCATGAAAACCTGGTCAATCTGATTGAAGTTtttagacagaaaaagaaaattcatttggtGTTTGAATTTATTGACCACACAGTATTAGATGAGTTACAACATTATTGTCATGGACTGGAGAGTAAACGACTTAGAAAATACCTGTTCCAGATCCTTCGGGCAATTGAATATCTTCACAATAATAAT atcatTCATCGAGATATAAAACCTGAGAATATTTTAGTATCCCAGTCAGGAATTACTAAGCTCTGTGATTTTGGTTTTGCACGAACTCTAGCAGCTCCTGGGGACATTTATACGGACTATGTGGCCACACGCTGGTATAGAGCTCCAGAATTAGTATTAAAAGATACCTCTTATGGAAA ACCTGTAGATATCTGGGCTTTAGGTTGTATGATCATTGAGATGGCCACTGGAAATCCCTATCTTCCTAGCAGCTCTGATTTGGATTTActtcataaaattgttttaaaagtag gcaATTTGACACCTCATTTACAGAATATCTTTTCCAAGAGTCCCATTTTTGCTGGGGTGGTCCTTCCTCAAGTTCAACACtccaaaaatgcaagaaaaaaatacccaaagCTAAATGGATTGTTGGCAGATATAGTTCAT gcTTGTTTACAAATTGATCCTGCTGAGAGGATATCATCAACTGATCTTTTGCATCATGAGTATTTTACTAGAGATGGATTTATAGAAAA ATTTATACCAGAACTGAGAGCTAAATTACTACAAGAAGCAAAAGTCAATTCATTCATAAAGCCAAAAGAgaattctaaagaaaatgaacttatgaaagatgaaaggaaaacaacTTCTACCAATACACTGTTAAGTACTCCAATTTTGGGAAAG gaaatggaaaaagagaaaaggcccAAGGAGATCAAAGTCAGAGTTATTAAAgtcaaaggaggaaaaggagataTCTTAGAATCaaaaaagacagagtgtgaaggtGGACATTGTCAACAGGATGCAGTTGAAAATGTTCATACTATATCTCAAGACACAAAATCTATAATCAGTGAACTACCAAACCCTGTCAATCCCGGCACTAACTCTAATGGAATGAAAAATGATCCACATGCTGGAGGTAGTATGATGATGCCACCTATCAATCTAACTAGCAGTAATTTGGTGGCTTCAAATCCCAAATCAAATCTTTCCCACTCCAAG agcCAAATGGAGAAGGGTATATTTAATGAGCGAACAGGTCAAAATGACCAAAtagcaaatggaaacaaaagaaagctgaattTTTCCAGATCTGACAGGAAGGAATTCCATTTCCCAGAACTGCCTTTCACGATACAGCCCAAGGAGATGAAACGAATGGAAG